From the Labrus mixtus chromosome 17, fLabMix1.1, whole genome shotgun sequence genome, one window contains:
- the LOC132992576 gene encoding spindlin-1 produces the protein MKNAPGPRDTADAGHEGVSANMMKKKNPHKKHKSSLGPTTKVLSQPRRNIVGCRIQHVWKEGGGHVIWKGSVLDQVPVNPSLYLIKYDGFDCVYGLELHKDERVQGLEVLPDRLAKSRLTDVNLADTMIGKAVEHMFETEEGPKEEWRGMVLARAPIMTTWFYITYEKDPVLYMYQLLDDYKEGDLRIMPDSNDSVPAEREPGEVVDSLVGKQVEYAKEDGGKRTGMVIHQVEAKPSVYFIKFDDDFLIYVYDLVKTS, from the exons ATGAAGAACGCTCCGGGACCCAGAGACACAGCTGATGCAG ggCATGAAGGTGTTTCTGCAAatatgatgaagaagaagaacccgCACAA GAAACATAAGAGCAGTCTGGGTCCGACCACGAAGGTTCTGTCGCAGCCTCGTCGTAACATCGTCGGCTGCAGGATCCAACACGtgtggaaggagggaggaggacacGTGATCTGGAAAGGAAGCGTGCTGGACCAG GTACCGGTGAACCCGTCTCTCTATCTAATCAAGTACGATGGTTTTGACTGCGTTTATGGTCTGGAGCTCCACAAAGACGAGAGGGTTCAGGGACTGGAGGTGCTCCCTGATAGACTCG CTAAATCTCGCCTCACAGATGTGAACCTGGCGGACACCATGATCGGTAAAGCGGTGGAGCACATGTTCGAGACGGAGGAGGGTCCCAAGGAGGAGTGGAGGGGGATGGTGCTGGCTCGAGCACCCATCATGACCACCTGGTTCTACATCACCTACGAGAAAGACCCCGTTCTCTACATGTACCAGCTGCTGGACGACTACAAAGAGGGAGACCTCCGCATCATGCCCGACTCCA ACGACAGCGTCCCAGCAGAGAGGGAGCCCGGCGAGGTGGTGGACAGCCTGGTGGGCAAGCAGGTCGAGTACGCCAAAGAGGACGGCGGGAAGCGAACGGGGATGGTCATCCACCAAGTGGAGGCCAAACCCTCCGTCTACTTCATCAAGTTCGACGACGACTTCCTCATCTACGTCTACGACCTCGTCAAGACATCGTAA